Within the Streptomyces sp. NBC_00554 genome, the region CTGGGCGTAGTCGACGACTGCCCGCAACGGGCTGCTGCCACCCTTGAGGACCGCGCCCAGCGACTTCTCCCAGATGGTGGTGATGCCCCCGTCGCGGTTGCCGCGCGAGGGATTGTTGTCCAGCTCGGCCCCGTTGGCGCGGACGTATCCCTTCCACCACTCCAGGATCTCGTCGAGCCGATCGGCCAGTCCCGCTTCGGCGGCCCGCGCCGCGAGCAGATGCTCGGCCCCGAAGATCTCCGGTGTCTCCCCGAGGATCGCCCGGCCTCCGGCGGCGACCAGCAGGTCGGCGGCAACTCCCAGAGCGGGGTTGGCGGTCAGGCCGGAGTAGGCGTCGCTGCCGCCGCACTGCAGGCCCAGGGTGAGCCCGGACAGCGGCAGCGGCTCCCGGCGAAGTCCGGCGACCCCCTCCGCGATCACCGCGACCCGCCGCAGCGCCTCGTTCACCGTCGCGACCGACCCGCCCAACTCCTGGATGGTCAGCTGCTCGACCGGGCGGTGCAGGTCCTCCAGAAAGTTCTCGGGCTGGTTGACCTCGCAGCCGAGGCTGACGGAAACGACCCCGACGAGGTTGGGATGGGCGGCATAGCCGCGCAGGGTGCGGCGCAGGATCTCGTCGCCCCGGCCGCCCTCCGCCAGGCCGCAGCCCAGGTCATGGCCAAGGGCGATCACCCCGTCCAGGCCGGGGGTCCCGGCGTGCGCGGCCTCCGCCGCCTGGGCGACCATTCGGGACACCGTGGCGGCGCAGTTCACCGACGGCAGGATTCCTATGTAGTTGCGGGTCGCCACGGCGCCTCCGGGCCGCTTGTAGCCAAGGAAATGGTCGCGCGTCGGGGCCACTGGCGGCGTCCACGGGACGGCGGTCTGCCGGGCGTCGCCGCGATTGGGCGAGGCCGCGCCCCTGACCTCGACGTTGTGGACGTGGACATGGCTGCCCGGCGTGATCGGAGCCGTCGCGTACCCGATCACGGCTCCGTATTTCACGATCGCCCGGCCCGCCGGGATGTCGGTCAGCGCGACCTTGTGGCCGGCCGGAATGTCCTGAGTGATCGGGATCCGCGCCGGACCGGCGTCGCAGACCGCCCCCTCGGGCAGATCGTCCAACGTCAGTCCGACGTTGTCGGCGCTGCGGTCGGCCACCAGTAGCCGGGGCCGCCCTAAAGCGGGCACGAGGCCGTCCGTCGTCTCACTCACTCGAGCTCCTTCAAACTGACGTACGGCGTCCGCTGCCGAATCCGGCACCTTCCGCTGTCGTGGCGCAAACGCTAGGCGGCGATTGCTGCTGTTGAGAAGCGTGAAAATCGGATGGAAAACATCTGTCAGACGACTGACGCAGACAATTGCGCGCGCAATGGCTCATGGTGGCCACCATCCGGTGGTCCACTTCAACCTGCTCGCGCGACTCCCCGCAGGGACAGATGCCCGATCCACCGCGTCCGCGCCATCGGCTTCGCCGCTCTGGGCCCCTACCGCCCCGAGAGTGCCCCCGCGCCCTTCCTGCACGCTCCCTTGACAGCCCTTACGACCCTCCCGAAACTACCGAACATTCGGTTGATGACGACGACTGAGTCAGCTGCAGATCCTCACCAACCTCAAGGGAGCCGCATGACAGGGTCCAAGGTCGGAAACAAGGTCAAGCTGTCGCGCGCGGCCTCGGTACTGGCCGGCGGTTCGGCAGCGCTCGTCCTCTTGGTGGCGGGACAGACAGCGACCACCGCCGCGCCCGCCTCAGCTTCTGCCTGGCAGCCGCCGGCGCCCACGTTCGCGACGAGCGAGCCCGTGCGCACCACCGTCACCATGGACGACGGCGTGAAGATCGCGGTCGACATCGTCTATCCGACCGACCCGAGCACCGGGGCACGCGCGTCGGGCGATTTCCCTGTGCTGCTGGCGCAGAACCCCTACGGCACGCAGCCTTCCGACCCTGCCGACAACGGCACCTACTTCGTTCAGCGGGGATACGTCTTCGTGGTCTCCGCGGTACGGGGCACCGGTGACTCCGGCGGACAACTCGACTGGTTCGGTGACCGGCAGGGCAAGGACGGAGCCAACCTCGTCAACTGGGCGGCCCACACGCTGTCGGGGTCCAACGGCAAGGTGGGGCTTGAGGGTTGCTCCTACCTCGAAGTGAACCAGTGGTTCACCGCAGCGGCTGTGGGCAAGAACTCCGCTCTCAAAGCCATCGCACCGTTCTGCACCGATTCGGACTTCTACAACGACCTCACGGCCAACGGCGGCATCCCCACCTCTTTCGTGGCCAACATCGCCCGAGCCCAACCACGCGGTCCAGAAGACGACCCTGCGACCGACCCGCAGTCCGTGACGATCACCCAGCAAGCCAACGGCGGCTCACGCTCGTACAACGATGCCTATTGGCGGGCGCGAGACGTCCAGAAACTCATGCCGCGGATCGTGAGCAACAGCATTCCGGCGCTCAGCCAAGCCGGGTGGGAGGACCTGTTCCCCGGTGGGAACCTCGGCGCTTATGTCGCGGCCCAAAACGCCTACTTCCACCGGCCGTTGACCGATCCGATCGCACCGGGCGACCCCGTCACCGGCCGGTACCAGGCGATCGTCGGGCCCTGGACCCATGGCGAGCACGTCAACGAAGCCACCTTGCAGGCCATTCGCCTGGAATGGTTCGACACCTGGCTCAAGAACGCACCCACCGGCATGGCCGCCACCTCGAAACCTCTGCACCTGTTCGAGAACGGCGCGAACACCTGGATCGACAGTTCCGCATGGCCGCTGTCCCTGGACGCTCGGACCTACTACCTCGGCAACGGGTCGCTGACGGCAACCAAGCCCACGGAGCAGGGAAGCGACAGTCTCTCCTGGGGCGCGTCGACCGCAGGAAGCACACTGACCTACACAACGGCCCCGCTCGCCGACACAGCCCTGCTCAACGGACCGGCCGACGTCACCCTCTACGCCAGATCAACGACCGTCGAGACCGAACTGACGGCCACACTGAACATCGTTGCGCCGGACGGCACGGTGACCAAGCAAGCCGACGGAATCCTCCTGGGCAGCCAACGCGCCTTGGACACCGGCGAAAGCTGGTACGGCAAGAACAAGGCACTTCTCAAGCCCAGCCACCCCTTCACCCAAGCCTCACAGCAACCCGTGACACCCGGCCGGACCACCCGGTACGACATCTCCCTGCTGCCGAACTTCACGAGGATCCCGGCCGGTTACAGGATCCAGGTCACCATCAACAGCCAGCCGTCGGTCGACTTCCACTTCCCGGTCTCCCCCACCCCGCAGCAACTGGCCAACCTGACCGGCGGTCTGTACACCATTGAACGCTCCGCGGAAGCGGCATCGTTCGTCAATCTTCCGCTGACATCACCCGGTACGGCGACCCCCAGCAACGACAACTGGGGGCCGGCGTCCTGACCCGACCGCGTGGGCACGGGCAGCAGCGGTTCAGAGCGGGTTGAGGCGGGCCTTGAGCAGGCAGAACTCATTGCCTTCGGGGTCGGTCAGGACATGCCACTGCTCCTCCCCCGTTTGGCCGATGTCCGCCGGGCGCGCACCGAGCTTCAGGAGGCGTTCGAGCTCGGCATCCTGATCGCGGTCGGTCGCGTTGACGTCGATGTGCAGCCGGGACTTCCCCTTCTCCGGCTCATCCCTGCGACTGAGGATGATCGTCGGCTGCGGACCGCCGAACCCCTCGCGCGGCCCGATCTCCAGCGTGCCGTCGTCCTCGCGATCGAGCACGACGAAGTCCAGGACCTCGCACCAGAACCGCGCCAGCACCTCGGGGTCGCGGCAACCGAGCACGAGCTCACTGATACGACATGCCATAACGAAACCTGCTCTCAGCCTCGGAACTGCCAGGGAGGCCACAAGCGAACCTTGTGGGCTCCCAGCAGTGAAAACAACCCCGCGACCGTACCGGACAAGGCGCGCACCGGCGAAGTGATTTCAGGGTGCTTGGCTTCAGTCGAACAGATCGGGCTGTTCCGCGGTGATCTGGTCCCACAGGGGGCGGAATTGGAACCAGCCCGGAAGCGCGCCGGAGATCTGTGAACGCACCATCCGCGCCGTCTCGGAGTCGATCAGCTTCGGCTTGCCGGCGGCCATGGCCAGGAGCTGCGCCTGGCAGGACCGCTCCATGGTGATGAAGTACCAGGCGGCCTCGGCCACGGACTGCCCGACCGTGAGCAGCCCGTGGTTCTGCAGGACGACGGCCTTGGCGCTGCCCAGAGCCACACCGATCTTGCGGCCCTCCTCCGTATCGTTCACGACCCCTTGATAGTCCGAGTAGAGGCCGTGGTCCTCGAAGAAGGCACAGGAGTCCTGCGTGATCGGGTCCAGCCGGATACCCAGGCTCGAGAAGGCCTTTCCGTGCAGTGAGTGGGTGTGCGCGGCCGCGACCACATCGGGCCGCGCCCGGTGCACTTCGGAGTGGATGCAGAAGGCGGCGTTGTTGACCGGCCGCTTCCCCTCCAGCAGGGTGCCGTCGTGGTCGACGAGGATCAGGTCCGAGACCCGTATCTGGCTGAACGCCATCCCGAAGGGGTTGACCCAGAAGGCCGTGGGGTTCTCCGGGTCGCGTGCGGTGATGTGGCCGGCCACCCCTTCCGAGAAGCCGAAGCGGGCGAACACGCGGAAGGCCGCCGCGAGTTCCTGCTTTCGGACTTGCCGCTCCTCTTCGACGGACAGGTTCTCCGGCGGCAAGGGCAGGGTGACGCCCTCGGCCATGGGGCCGACGGATGCCTGCTGGACGGCTGTGGGTGTCAGGGACATGGGTTTCCTGCCTCTCAACGTTCCTACGGGTCGGGCTACTTCTTGTTCTTGCGGACGCGGCTACTGCTCGTTCGTGCGGGTGCCGCTACTTCTGGTCGGAGCGCAGGCGTTTGCCGTACATGGCGTTCACCAGCCGCAGGATGAAGCGATAGGACGAGGGGTCGAACGGGAGCATGTGAAGGTCGCGGCGCATCGGGAACCGGTTCACGGAGATCGCCTGCAGCTTGGTGTACTTGCGGAAGCCCTCGGCACCGTGCCGGACACCTACTCCCGACGCCTTCCAACCCCCCATGGGCAGGCCGAGGGCCAGATAGTTGCTCTGAGCGTCGTTGATGGTGACGCAGCCGGCCTCCAGTCGCGCGGCCAGTTGCCGAGCGCGGGCCATGTTCGAACCGATGATGGTCGCCTGCAGGCCGTACTCGCTGTCGTTGGCCAGCCGAACGGCCTCCTCGGCGTCGGCGACCTTCATCACGGGCAGCGTCGGGCCGAAGGTCTCCTCGCGCATGCACTTCATGGTGTGATCGACATTGACGAGCAGCGTGGGTTCGAAGAAGCGACCGGGGCCGGGAGCCGCATGGCCCCCGACGAGGACACGCGCACCGCGACTCACAGCGTCCGTGACCTGGTCCTCGACGATCCCCATCTGCGGCGGGAAGGTCATGGCGCCCAGATCGGTGCTGCCCAGTCCCGCGGGCCTGCCCATGGTGACCTCACGGAACCGCTCTTCCAGCCGGGCGACGAACTCGTCGTACACGGGGGCCTCGACGTAGACCCGCTCGACCGAGGTACAGGTCTGGCCCGCGTTGAACAGAGCGCCGTGGAGGGCGACGTTCACGGCCCGTTCCACGGAGGCGTCCGCGAGGACGATCAGCGCGTCCTTGCCGCCGAGTTCCAGCGAGCAGGGGATGAGCCGCTCGCCGGCCCGGGCCGCGACGGCGCGGCCGGTCTTCGTCGACCCGGTGAACATCACGAAGTCGGCGGCTTCGACGAGGGCCTGGCCGGTGGCGCCCGCGCCGGTGACGACCTGGAACACGCCGTCGGGCCAGCCGCATTCGCGGGTCATCTGCTCCATGAGGCGCGCGGTCAACGGGGTGTATTCGGAGGGTTTGAGCACGACGGCGTTGCCTGCCGCGAGGGCGGGGATGGCGTCACCGAAGGAGTTGATCAGCGGGTTGTTCCAGGGGCCGATGACCCCGACGACGCCGACCGGTGCCCGGCGGGTGTACATGCTGCGCCCCAGAACGAAAGGTGACAGGGACCGCACCTTCGTGTCGGCGAGGAGGCGTCGTGCGTGCTTGGCCCAGTAGGCGAAGGCGCTGACGCAGTAGACGACTTCGACGATCGCGTCCTCCTCCGCCTTGCCGTTCTCCGCGACGATGGAGTCCGTGATCTCCTGCCGGTGCGCCAGCAGCCAGCGGCGGCTGCGCGTGAACAGCTCCGCACGCGTTCGCGGGCTGAGCCGCGCCCAGCCGGCCTGCGCCTGCCTGGCCCGGAGGACCGCTGACACCACCTCTTCCGCGGGCGTGTCGGCAACGTGTCCGACCACTTCACCGGTGGCGGGATTGTCCACTGCGATGCCCGCGTGCGCCGAGTCAGCGGCTGCGGTAACGGTTCGAGTCTGAGTCACGGAATCTCCTGCAGGAACGTTGACTTCGGTTCATCCAGAATGGGACGGTCGTTTGTGCAAGTCAAGAGTCTTGGACAATTGACCAACTTCATCGCAACGGGGAAAGTTCCCGCGTCGCCGCCAAGGAGCATTCGGAATGAAACGGACAGCGTCGATCACACTCAACGGCTTGGGCGTCCCCGAGTCGCTGCGTTGGCATGAGAACGCCCTGTGGTTCTCCGATCTCGCGCACGGCACCGTCCACCGCTGGGACGGGAGCGGAGAGGCGAAGACGATCGCCAAGGTCCCCGGACGCGCCGGCGGACTCGGCTGGCTCCCGGACGGGAGGATGCTGGTCGTCTCGATGGACGGTGGCTGCGTCTACCGCCTCGAGCCCGATGGACAGCTGGTCGAGCACGCGGATCTGCGCCACCTCGTCGGCGGCCCGGTCAACGACATGCTCGTCGATCCGAAGGGGCGGGCATACGTCGGAAACTTCGGCTTCGACTACCACGCCTTCGTCCGGGAGCACCCGAACTCGATGCTCTACGCGCCGCCCGGCCCCCCGAAGACCCCGATCGCCTGCCTCGCCCCGGACGGCGAACTGATCGGGCTGACGGAACCGACACTGTTCCCGAACGGCTGTCTACTCACCCCGGACGGTACAACCTTGGTGGCCGCCGAAACCCTGGGTATGCGCCTCACCGCCTTCCCCGTCCATCCGGACGGCACTCTCGGCAGCCCACGCCCCTGGGCAGCGCTGATCTCACCGCTGCTGTGGCGCATGGTGAACCATCCGGGGCTGCCAGGGCGGATCACACGCAGAGTGTCAGCGGCGCTGGACCACCCGGCCATCGCCAAGCGTTCCTCGTCGCCGATCGCCCCCGACGGCATCGCCTGGCACAGCGACGGCGAAAGCATCTGGATCGCCAACGCCCTACGAGGTGAATGCGTGCGCGTGGCGGAGGGCGGCCGAGTTCTGGATCGCGTCGCGACGAGCCAAAACACCTTGAGCTGCCTGGTCGCCGGGGGTGACGGCCGCACCTTGTTCGCGGCGACCGTTCCGACCGACGACCCCGTCCGCGCCGGCGAGCTCAATGGCGGCCGCATCGAGATGTACCGACTGTGAACCGTCCGATAACGGTCCGGTTCAATCTCATGTCGGACAGTTGACTTGGACGCTCGACCAAGAGACGCTGTGAGCATGAGCCGAAACTCGGAGAGAAGCCAGGTCGTGCTGGTGACTGGGGCCGCCGACGGGATCGGCGCGGCGATAGCCGCGCTGGCGGTGGCCCGCGGTCATCGCGTGATGCTGACGGACGTCAACGGGGAAGCCGTCCATTCCGCCGCCCGCCGACTGGGCGACCGCGCCGCAGGCTGCGTACTGGACATCAGGGACCCGGAGGGCTGGGCCAAGGCGTTCGACGCGACCGAAGCGCAGCTCGGTGCCGTCGATGTCCTGATCAACAACGCGGGGATCACCCACACCGGACATGCGCGGGACCTCAGCCTCCAGCAGCACCGCGACATCGTCGAGGTCAACCTGCTCGGGACCATCACGGGCGTGCACACGGCGCTCCGCCGCATGACCGAGCGGGGCAGCGGCCACATCATCAACGTCTGCAGCATGACCTCGTTCCTGCCCCTGCCGGGATACTCCACTTACGGCGCCAGCAAGTACGCGATGCGGGGCTTCCACCACAGCGTCGCGCTGGAGGAGCGGAACGGCCCCCTGGACTTCACGATCATCCACCCGCCGTCCACCCGGACGAAGATGCTCGACCAGGAGATGGCCGACCCCACGTCCGCGATCTCCTTTGCCGAGAAGTCGTACGCGCCGGAGCAGATCGCGAAGGCCGTCGTCGACGCGATCGTCTCCAAACCGGTCGAGGTGGTGTTCCCGCCCCTCGCCGGACGCTTCCAGCGGATCGCCGGTGTGTTCCCGCGACTGATGCGCTGGGTGCTCCCTCGGGCCGAGGCCAGAGGCGTGCGCCAGAGGGAGCGGCTCGTCTCCGACGGGAAGACCCGCACGTCCGACGCATCCGAGACCCCGCACCGGTCGGTTTCCTGACCGGTCCTGCCGCCGGCCGCCTTGACCGGCCGGCGATACGAACAATCCAGAAGGGTGCAGTTGTGAGCGCACATGTGGTGTCCCGGCCGGACGTGAAATCGGCTGTCTCCGCCATCGCCGGCCTGAGCGAGGACCGGATGGCACAACTCTCCAGGGCGACCGAGCACTTGGATCCGCCGTTCGCCGTGGTGGACCTGGACGCCTTCGACGCGAACGCCGCCGAGCTGGCGCGCAGGGCCGAGGGCCGCGCCACCATCCGCCTGGCCAGCAAGTCGGTGCGCAGCCGCGATCTGATCACGCGTGCGGCCGAGCGGCAGGGCTACCACGGCATTCTCGCCTTCACCCTGCCCGAGGCCCTGTGGCTGGCCGAAGAGCACGCGGACGTGGTCATCGGATATCCGACAGCGGATCGCACAGCCTTGAAGCGGTTGGCAGCGGACGAACGTGCGGCCTCACGCATCACCCTCATGGTCGACTCGGTCGGCCAGCTGGACTTCATCGACGAGGTGGTGGGCTCTTCCCGGCCCGACATCCGCCTCTGTATCGACCTGGACGCATCCCTGGAACTGGCTGGCGGCCGACTGCACTTGGGCCCGTACCGCTCCCCTGTCCACACTCCGCAACAGGCCGCGTCGCTCGCCCGGGCGATCGTGGGCCGAGCCGGGTTCGAACTCGTCGGCGTCATGTCCTACGAGGGCCAGATCGCCGGACTGGGTGACAACCAGCCCGGCTCTCCCCTCAAGCGACTCGCGGTCCGCGCGATGCAGCACCTCTCCGCCCGCGAACTGGCCGATCGCCGGGCCGCAGCCGTCGCCGCCGTCGAAGCCGTCGCACCGCTGGAGTTCGTCAACGGCGGCGGCACCGGCTCCATAGAGCAGACCTCGTCCGAGGACGTCATCACCGAGATCGGTGCAGGCTCCGGCCTCTACGGCCCCGGGCTGTTCGACCACTACCGCCGCTTCCGCCCCCGGCCCTCCGCCTACTACGTCATGTCCGTCGTGCGCCGCCCGACCACCAGGATCGCCACTGTTCTCGGAGGCGGATGGATCGCCTCCGGCCCGCCCGGAAACGACCGCCTGCCCACTCTGAGCTGGCCCCAGGGCCTGCGGATGAACCCGAGGGAGGGGGCGGGGGAGGTCCAGACCCCGGTCCTCGGCGCGGCGGCCGAGGGGCTCGGGCTCGGTGACCATGTGTGGTTCCGGCATGCCAAGGCCGGCGAACTGTGCGAACGCGTGAACGCCCTCCATCTCGTATCCGGCTCGCAGATCGTCGAGCAGGTCCCGACATACCGCGGTGAAGGCCACGCCTTCCTCTGACGTCCCCTTCCAGGCCCCTCATCCCCCGGAGGCCCGATGTCCACCGAGTCCGAATCCGCGACGCCCCTCCTGGTGGCGTCCGTCGGGCCGGCTTCCGCCCAAGGACCGGCCGAACCCGTCTCGCGCAGCTGGACCACCTTGTTCAGCCTGGTCTGGTTCGGCTACTGGATGGCGAACCTCGTGCCCCTCCAGCTGCTGCTCCCGCAGCAACTGGAGGCGATCAGTCCGGCGTCCAAGGTGCGCGACTTCGCCATCGTCAACGGCATCTCCGGGCTGGTCGCACTGCTCGCCCTGCCGCTGTGCGGAGCGCTGTGCGACCGCTCCCGCAACCGCTTCGGCCGACGAAGGATCTGGCTCGGCGCCGGTGCGCTGACATTCGCCGCCGGATTGATCGTCACCGGTGAACAGAGATCAGTGACAGGCGTGAGTGTGGCCTGGGGGGCCAGCATGCTGGGGCTGAGCGCCGCCACCGCCGGTCTGACCGCTGTCATCGCCGACCGCGTACCCGTGCCGCAGCGCGGCATGATCTCCAGCGCCATATACGGCCCCCAGGCCCTCGGCGTGGTGGCCGGAATCGCCATCGTCTCGTCCTTCGGCCTCTCCTTCACACACAGCTACGCCGTCCTCGCGGTACTCCTGATCCTCTGTGTCGTGCCGTTCCTGGCGGCCTACCGCGACACCACGTACGACACCGAGCCCCCGCTGCGGCTGCACCTGGTGATCGCTTCCATGGGCAGCTCGCTCAGGAACCGCGATTTCGCCTGGGCCTTCGGCGGACGACTGCTGGTCAACCTGGCCAACTCACTGGGCACTTGCTACATGCTGTACTTCCTCACCGACGACCTGAGGGTCTCGGACCCGGAGAGCAGCCTGCTGGCGGTCACCGTCGTCTACCTGCTCGCGGGAATCCTGGCCACCACGGTGGCCGGTGTGCTGTCCGACCGTCTCGGCCGACGACGGATCTTCGTCGCGCTGGCGGCCGTACTCCAGGCCGTCTCCGGCTTTCTTCTCGCCGGCTTCCCGAGCATGACGGTCGCGCTGATCGCGTCGGCACTCATGGGTGGCGGGTTCGGTGCCTACATGGCCGTCGACCAGGCACTGATCACCCAGGTCCTGCCCGACGCCGAGAGCCGGGCAAAGGATCTCGGCATCATGAGCATCGGCTCGGTCGTCCCCCCGACGCTGGCTCCCCTGATCGCCAGCTTCATCATCACCTCCGACCGCGGCTATGCCCTCCTGTTCACCGCCGTAGGTGTCACGGCGGCCGTCGGAGCCGCGCTCGTCTACCGAATCCGTTCCGTCAGATGAGGACACCCAGCTGCCTCCCAACCGGCGTAGGCCGACTCGCAGTTGATGAAAAGACCAGAACCTGGAAGGACCCGGCAGATGCCGATCGGCACGAGCAGTACATGGCGCAACTGGGCCGGGAACGTCACTGCCCGTCCCGTACGGGAGGTGACTACCGCCTCCGTCGAGGAGCTCTCCGCCGCCGTACGGAAGGCCGCCGACGACGGCCTGAAGGTGAAGGCCGTCGGCACCGGACACTCCTTCGCAGCCGCCGCGACCGACGGCGTGATGATCCGGCCCCAACTCCTCACCGGCATACGGAAGATCGACCGCGAGGCGGGCACGGTCACCGTGGAGGCCGGCACACCCCTGAAGCACCTGAACGTGGCCCTGGCCCGCGAGGGACTGTCGCTCACGAACATGGGCGACATCATGGAACAGACGGTCTCCGGCGCGACCAGCACCGGAACGCATGGCACAGGGCGCGACTCGGCTTCGATCGCCGCACAGATCAAGGGACTTGAGCTGGTCACGGCCGACGGTTCTGTACTCACCTGCTCGTCGAAGGAGAACCCGGAGATCTTCGCCGCGGCCCGGATCGGTCTGGGCGCGCTCGGAGTGATCAGCGCGATCACCTTCGCCGTCGAGCCGCTCTTCCTGCTCACCGCACGCGAGGAACCGATGACCTTCGACAGGGTCACGGATTCCTTCGACGAACTCATCGCGGAGAACGAGCACTTCGAGTTCTACTGGTTTCCGCACACCGAGAACTGCAACACCTTGAGCAACAACCGCAGCGCGGGCCCGACCGCCCCTGTCGGCAGGCTCAGAGGATGGTTCGAGGACGAGTTCCTCGCCAACGGCGTCTTCCAGGCGCTCAGTTCGCTGGGCCGGGCCGCGCCCGCCACAATCCCCGGGATCGCGAAGATCACCAGCCGCGGTCTCTCGGCACGGACGTACACGGACATCCCCTACAAGGTGTTCACCAGTCCGCGCCGCGTGCGCATGATCGAGATGGAGTACGCCGTCCCGCGCCACGCCCTTGTCGAAGCCCTGCGCGAACTGAAGACCATGGTCGACCGCTCGGATCTGCGGATCGGTTTCCCCGTCGAGGTCCGCACGGCCCCCGCGGACGACATCCCGCTCTCCCCGGCGACCGGCCGCGACAGCGCGTACATCGCCGTCCATGTGTACAAGGGCACGCCGTACCAAGCCTATTTCGACGCCGCCGAGCGGATCTTCACCGCGTACGAGGGGCGCCCGCACTGGGGCAAGCTGCATACGCGCGACGCCGATTACTTCGCCAAGGCCTATCCGCGTTTCGGTGAGTTCACCGCCGTACGGGACCGCCTCGATCCGGAACGGCGCTTCGGCAACGACTATCTGCGCCGCGTGCTGGGGGACTGAGGACACCCGGCGAGCAGTACGTGTCCGGCGATGAAGCCAGGTTTCAGTCCAGGTCGGGGTCGGGCTTGCGGGCGAGGGTCACGAGGTGCTCAGCGGTCAGCTGGAGCACCTCCCGGCTGCGTTCGCCGTCCCGGTCGACCAGCCAGCACAGGGTGACCCCGTCGAGCACCGCGTTCAGGTAGCGGGCGAGGACGGGCAGAGGCACCGTCCATTCGATGCCGGCGCTCGTGGCCGCCTCCTCCAGGACTTCCTCGTGAACTTCCAGGTAGTGGGCGTACTGCCGGCGCGCCAACTCCTCGAAGCCGGCCTGGCGCAAGGCGTAGTGGGTGAGCTCGTATCCCACCTGATGCTCGCCCGGGGCGAGCTCCACGCCCTCCCAGAACGCGTACAGACTCCCGGTGATGCGGTCGCCGAGATCGCCTTCCCCGGCGAACGCCTTCCGTGCCGCCGCGCCACTGCTGTTGGTAAATCGCGTGATGACCTCATCGAGGAGGTCCTCACGCGAGTCGAAGCAGTAGTGGAAGACCCCCAGCGGCATGTCGGCCTCGTTGACGATGGCGCGCGTCGTCGCCTTCGCCACTCCATCGCGGACCATCACCCGAATCGCCGCCGCGATCAGTGCTTCCCGTCGGTCCTTCGCCGCCATGCGGGCCATTCGTCTGCCGTTCTCCTGAGGTCGACTACGTTCACCTCACATGCTAACTCGCGTCTTGGACGATTGACCAAAACCCTGTGAGCTGCATGCTCGACTTCGAATATCGGGAACGACCCATACCCTCATCCACAGGCCGACCGCGGAATCCGATGCTTCCCTCACCGCCGCTTCGCATGCCGGGTGAGTACCTGTGCATCGACGTCTTACGCACGGGAAACGAGGGGCTCGCCGGGCCGCCTCTAGCCTCACGGGGCATGACGGGGAACCGAATTCGCCGACCTGACCAGTCCGTCCGCATTCCCGGCTGGGGCTCCATCCGCGGCCGTGTGGCCATCGTCCTTGCCGTACCCACTTGTCTGCTCCTCGCCCTCACCGGGCTGGGCGTCGTCGACCGCGCCCATGACTGGTCCGCAGCGCGGGCCACGGAGTCGCAGGTCATCGTCCTGCTGCGGGTGCAGGACCTCGTCCGTGAGCTCCAGCGTGAACGCGGCCTCACCAACGGCCTGTTGGGCGGCGACGAGGAGTACCAGGACGACGTCCGCGAGGCGCGGGCGCGCACCGATGACGCCCGCACATCCTTGACGGGGGTGCTCTCGGCGGAGAGCGGTGATCTGCACGAGGCCGCAGCCTCCGCACTCCGCCGGGCCCAGCTCCCCCTCGCCGACCTCACCGGCACCCGTACCGGCGTCGACACCGGCACCGCCGACCGCACCGTCACCCTCCGCTTCTACACCGCGGCCGTCACCGCCCTGATCGACGCCGAATCGACCGGCGTGC harbors:
- a CDS encoding UxaA family hydrolase; this translates as MSETTDGLVPALGRPRLLVADRSADNVGLTLDDLPEGAVCDAGPARIPITQDIPAGHKVALTDIPAGRAIVKYGAVIGYATAPITPGSHVHVHNVEVRGAASPNRGDARQTAVPWTPPVAPTRDHFLGYKRPGGAVATRNYIGILPSVNCAATVSRMVAQAAEAAHAGTPGLDGVIALGHDLGCGLAEGGRGDEILRRTLRGYAAHPNLVGVVSVSLGCEVNQPENFLEDLHRPVEQLTIQELGGSVATVNEALRRVAVIAEGVAGLRREPLPLSGLTLGLQCGGSDAYSGLTANPALGVAADLLVAAGGRAILGETPEIFGAEHLLAARAAEAGLADRLDEILEWWKGYVRANGAELDNNPSRGNRDGGITTIWEKSLGAVLKGGSSPLRAVVDYAQRVEAPGLTYMDTPGYDPVSATGMVAGGANLLAFTTGRGSVFGSRPAPCLKITTTSRLYQHMAGDMDFDAGAAFTREEQITTGVRLFERLVDLASGEPSKSELLGFGSEEIAPWRIGAVL
- a CDS encoding CocE/NonD family hydrolase yields the protein MTGSKVGNKVKLSRAASVLAGGSAALVLLVAGQTATTAAPASASAWQPPAPTFATSEPVRTTVTMDDGVKIAVDIVYPTDPSTGARASGDFPVLLAQNPYGTQPSDPADNGTYFVQRGYVFVVSAVRGTGDSGGQLDWFGDRQGKDGANLVNWAAHTLSGSNGKVGLEGCSYLEVNQWFTAAAVGKNSALKAIAPFCTDSDFYNDLTANGGIPTSFVANIARAQPRGPEDDPATDPQSVTITQQANGGSRSYNDAYWRARDVQKLMPRIVSNSIPALSQAGWEDLFPGGNLGAYVAAQNAYFHRPLTDPIAPGDPVTGRYQAIVGPWTHGEHVNEATLQAIRLEWFDTWLKNAPTGMAATSKPLHLFENGANTWIDSSAWPLSLDARTYYLGNGSLTATKPTEQGSDSLSWGASTAGSTLTYTTAPLADTALLNGPADVTLYARSTTVETELTATLNIVAPDGTVTKQADGILLGSQRALDTGESWYGKNKALLKPSHPFTQASQQPVTPGRTTRYDISLLPNFTRIPAGYRIQVTINSQPSVDFHFPVSPTPQQLANLTGGLYTIERSAEAASFVNLPLTSPGTATPSNDNWGPAS
- a CDS encoding VOC family protein, translating into MACRISELVLGCRDPEVLARFWCEVLDFVVLDREDDGTLEIGPREGFGGPQPTIILSRRDEPEKGKSRLHIDVNATDRDQDAELERLLKLGARPADIGQTGEEQWHVLTDPEGNEFCLLKARLNPL
- a CDS encoding class II aldolase/adducin family protein; translated protein: MSLTPTAVQQASVGPMAEGVTLPLPPENLSVEEERQVRKQELAAAFRVFARFGFSEGVAGHITARDPENPTAFWVNPFGMAFSQIRVSDLILVDHDGTLLEGKRPVNNAAFCIHSEVHRARPDVVAAAHTHSLHGKAFSSLGIRLDPITQDSCAFFEDHGLYSDYQGVVNDTEEGRKIGVALGSAKAVVLQNHGLLTVGQSVAEAAWYFITMERSCQAQLLAMAAGKPKLIDSETARMVRSQISGALPGWFQFRPLWDQITAEQPDLFD
- a CDS encoding aldehyde dehydrogenase family protein, which codes for MTQTRTVTAAADSAHAGIAVDNPATGEVVGHVADTPAEEVVSAVLRARQAQAGWARLSPRTRAELFTRSRRWLLAHRQEITDSIVAENGKAEEDAIVEVVYCVSAFAYWAKHARRLLADTKVRSLSPFVLGRSMYTRRAPVGVVGVIGPWNNPLINSFGDAIPALAAGNAVVLKPSEYTPLTARLMEQMTRECGWPDGVFQVVTGAGATGQALVEAADFVMFTGSTKTGRAVAARAGERLIPCSLELGGKDALIVLADASVERAVNVALHGALFNAGQTCTSVERVYVEAPVYDEFVARLEERFREVTMGRPAGLGSTDLGAMTFPPQMGIVEDQVTDAVSRGARVLVGGHAAPGPGRFFEPTLLVNVDHTMKCMREETFGPTLPVMKVADAEEAVRLANDSEYGLQATIIGSNMARARQLAARLEAGCVTINDAQSNYLALGLPMGGWKASGVGVRHGAEGFRKYTKLQAISVNRFPMRRDLHMLPFDPSSYRFILRLVNAMYGKRLRSDQK